The following is a genomic window from Adhaeribacter radiodurans.
ATTTTGATAATGATGCTACCGAGCTAAGAGCCCGTAGCAATTGGACCGAAACTAAAGGAAAAATCCGGCAGGAATATGGTCATTTAACCGATGATGATTTAGAATATGCCGAAGGTACCCAAGAAGAATGGTTGGGTAAAATTGGCGACAAAATCGGTAAAGCAGCGCAGGATGTAAAAAACTGGATTTCCAGATTATAAGTTCTTTTAACCGAAATAAATAAGCAGGCCCTGATTTCCTAAGAATCGGGGCCTTTTTCATTCACTTTGTTCCGATAAAAATATTATAGTTTTCTCTTAAAATTTACTAAATCCATTTAATTTAAAACCGGTGGCAAAAAATAGAAGTAGATAGTGAGGTTGTTAAAGATCCTAATTCCTAGTTTTATTTTCCAGGGTGATAGAACTTAGGGGTTATTTACTTATGGCAAAAACCTGGGATATAAATTAAAAACATTTTTCCTTACTTTTGCGCATGCCAGAAAAAATTCTCATTCTCGATTTTGGATCGCAATACACGCAATTAATTGCCCGCCGGGTACGCGAACTTAACGTTTACTGCGAAATTCATCCGTTTAATAAAATTCCGGCCTTCACCCCGGATATAAAAGGCGTTATCTTGTCAGGTAGCCCTTGTTCGGTACGCGACGACGATCATCCCAACCCAGATTTA
Proteins encoded in this region:
- a CDS encoding CsbD family protein; its protein translation is MAYNDFDNDATELRARSNWTETKGKIRQEYGHLTDDDLEYAEGTQEEWLGKIGDKIGKAAQDVKNWISRL